A genomic region of Deinococcus carri contains the following coding sequences:
- a CDS encoding sugar ABC transporter permease produces MTVTPATPSPPAQTTPAQTTTAPAPVPRRRLNLEPYLYLLPHAVLFFVFTVYPIGYGLYISLHRWDLLSGQQPFVGGEFYRNLFTPGTPQFDFFWKTLWNTTFFTLVSVPLLVAAALGLALLLHRPIFGRAFFRAVFFMPGILTVSVMGILWRWLFDNQIGLVNAARDALFHAPPIPWLSTEGLAWVPIVVGTVWWTVGFNMTLYLAALGNVPLSLYEAASLDGATPWQSFRFITVPMLAPVTLFVVVTTALASFQLFGQSLIITNGGPNRSTQSVIQYITEEGFTNAQYSSAAAMGFAFGLVMLVLTAAQFRMMARDVREGGA; encoded by the coding sequence ATGACCGTCACCCCAGCGACCCCGAGTCCACCGGCCCAGACCACACCCGCACAGACCACCACGGCCCCCGCCCCGGTCCCGCGCCGCCGCCTGAACCTGGAACCCTACCTGTACCTGCTGCCGCACGCGGTGCTGTTTTTCGTGTTCACGGTGTATCCCATCGGCTACGGGCTGTACATCAGCCTGCACCGCTGGGACCTGCTGAGCGGGCAGCAGCCCTTCGTGGGCGGCGAGTTCTACCGCAACCTGTTCACGCCCGGCACGCCGCAGTTCGATTTCTTCTGGAAGACCCTCTGGAACACGACCTTTTTCACGCTGGTCAGCGTGCCGCTGCTGGTGGCGGCGGCGCTGGGGCTGGCCCTGCTGCTGCACCGGCCCATCTTCGGGCGGGCGTTTTTCCGGGCCGTGTTCTTCATGCCCGGCATCCTGACCGTCTCGGTAATGGGCATCCTGTGGCGCTGGCTCTTCGACAACCAGATCGGGCTGGTCAACGCGGCGCGGGACGCCCTGTTCCACGCCCCGCCGATTCCCTGGCTCTCCACCGAAGGGCTGGCCTGGGTGCCCATCGTGGTCGGGACCGTGTGGTGGACGGTGGGCTTCAACATGACGCTCTATCTGGCGGCGCTGGGCAACGTGCCGCTGAGCCTCTACGAGGCGGCCTCGCTGGACGGGGCCACGCCCTGGCAGAGTTTCCGCTTCATCACGGTGCCCATGCTGGCTCCGGTCACGCTGTTCGTGGTGGTCACGACGGCGCTGGCGTCCTTCCAGCTGTTCGGGCAATCGCTGATCATCACCAACGGGGGGCCGAACCGCTCCACCCAGAGCGTGATTCAGTACATCACCGAGGAGGGGTTCACCAACGCGCAGTATTCCAGCGCCGCCGCGATGGGGTTCGCCTTTGGCCTCGTGATGCTGGTGCTGACCGCCGCGCAGTTCCGCATGATGGCGCGCGACGTGCGTGAAGGAGGCGCATGA
- a CDS encoding glycoside hydrolase family 43 protein yields the protein MKRPSRLALALTLGALLTPAATLADGRGAGATRPTSSPTTFRNPVIDENFPDPFILKVGKIYHAYSTNSGNDNVPHAVSRDLVRWERAGDALPVLPEWAQGGRTWAPEVARVGTRLVLYFTAQDRASGRQCIGAATASSPAGPFRDTSAKPLVCQTAEGGSIDASPFQDVDGRRYLLWKNDGNCCNQATNIYLQPLSADGLRLTGKATALMGNFQLWEGNVIEAPTLYRSGGVYYLLYSAGPFDSDLYAVGYATAPRVTGPYRKAPENPVLVSKGAVAGPGHQSVVTDGAGRTWLAYHAWTAGRIGDAVGHRSLRLDPVTFGGGKVKVAGPTLTPQRAPTP from the coding sequence ATGAAGCGGCCGTCCCGGCTGGCCCTCGCCCTGACGCTGGGGGCGCTGCTGACCCCCGCCGCGACGCTGGCGGACGGACGTGGTGCAGGGGCAACCCGGCCCACCTCCTCCCCCACCACCTTCCGCAATCCCGTGATCGACGAGAATTTCCCCGACCCGTTCATCCTCAAAGTCGGGAAGATCTATCACGCCTACTCCACCAACAGCGGCAACGACAATGTGCCGCACGCGGTCAGCCGCGATCTGGTCCGCTGGGAGCGGGCGGGGGACGCGCTGCCGGTGCTGCCGGAGTGGGCGCAGGGGGGGCGCACCTGGGCACCCGAAGTGGCGCGGGTCGGCACCCGCCTCGTGCTGTACTTCACCGCGCAGGACCGCGCGAGTGGCCGCCAGTGCATCGGCGCGGCGACGGCCAGCTCGCCCGCCGGGCCGTTCCGGGACACGTCCGCCAAGCCGCTGGTCTGTCAGACCGCCGAGGGCGGCAGCATCGACGCCAGCCCCTTTCAGGACGTGGACGGCCGGCGTTACCTGCTGTGGAAGAACGACGGCAACTGCTGCAACCAGGCCACGAACATCTACCTCCAGCCGCTCAGCGCCGACGGCCTGCGGCTGACGGGCAAGGCCACCGCGCTGATGGGGAACTTCCAGCTCTGGGAGGGAAACGTGATCGAGGCCCCGACGCTCTACCGCTCGGGCGGCGTGTATTACCTGCTGTACTCGGCGGGTCCCTTCGACAGTGACCTGTACGCGGTGGGCTACGCGACCGCCCCGCGCGTGACCGGGCCGTACCGCAAGGCCCCCGAAAACCCGGTGCTGGTCAGCAAGGGCGCAGTGGCCGGACCGGGGCACCAGTCGGTCGTGACGGACGGCGCGGGGCGCACCTGGCTGGCCTACCACGCCTGGACCGCCGGGCGCATCGGGGACGCCGTGGGCCACCGCAGCCTGCGCCTGGACCCGGTCACGTTCGGGGGCGGCAAGGTGAAGGTGGCGGGACCCACCCTCACGCCGCAGCGGGCACCGACGCCATGA
- a CDS encoding hydantoinase/oxoprolinase family protein, with the protein MTPDPANILPARVGIDVGGTFTKGVALDAGGHILAVSHVPTTHRHEHGVASGVLLALRALLRDLPPGTAPVLVAHSTTQATNALLEGDTALVGILALGEARDERRIGNVTRPPAGLRALQAFVATDRPDFGDRVRAVLQDWRARNVGAVAVSQAFGVDDARFEHEAGELAREAGFPVSLGSDLSGAYGLEMRTLSAVVNASILPTMVRTAGHVRDAVRDLLPDVPLLIVRGDGGAADLRAFEETPLHTVVSGPAASLGGAILGHGVMDGVFFEVGGTSTNIGVIKDGQPALKYMTVMDVPTGLRAADIRIAGVAGGSLVRLRGHRIEDVGPRSAHIAGLAYSSFTPADRLAGARVELIAPSPGDPADYAVLQTPDGTHFAITPTCAANALGAIPAGGYAHASPESARLALALLGQALGAGMEAAAQAVLEASAEKLTRTVQGLVREYGLRGTPLYGGGGAASVLGPVVARRLKVPFVPIPHSDVISSIGAALAVIRVERERSVTRQDPTVADLLEREVGDEAVRLGADPASLRVETEYSAREGRLRAVATGSHPLSARTRPLDADELQQQARQVLGEQARLVFGGTHHTLFVASRVRRGLLRRSEQHAALVLDGRGVRLLRFEDAQVLTGHPHVALERLQALLAGRAVAPHVAALTAARLRDYAHLHDPALLLQQLTENLRLEGQVALIVER; encoded by the coding sequence TTGACCCCTGACCCAGCCAACATCCTGCCCGCACGTGTGGGCATCGACGTGGGCGGCACCTTTACCAAGGGTGTCGCCCTCGACGCCGGGGGACACATCCTCGCGGTGTCCCACGTGCCCACCACCCACCGCCACGAGCATGGCGTCGCAAGCGGCGTCCTGCTGGCCCTGCGCGCGCTGCTGCGCGACCTGCCGCCGGGGACGGCCCCCGTCCTGGTGGCCCACTCGACCACCCAGGCGACCAATGCCCTGCTGGAGGGCGACACCGCCCTGGTGGGCATCCTCGCGCTGGGCGAGGCGCGCGACGAGCGGCGCATCGGGAACGTCACGCGCCCCCCGGCGGGCCTGCGTGCCCTCCAGGCCTTCGTGGCGACCGACCGGCCAGACTTCGGGGACCGGGTGCGGGCCGTGCTGCAGGACTGGCGTGCCCGGAACGTCGGCGCGGTGGCCGTCTCGCAGGCCTTCGGCGTGGACGACGCCCGCTTCGAGCACGAGGCCGGGGAACTGGCACGGGAGGCGGGCTTTCCCGTCAGCCTCGGCAGTGACCTGTCGGGCGCATACGGGCTGGAGATGCGCACCCTGTCCGCCGTGGTCAACGCGAGCATCCTGCCCACGATGGTCCGCACCGCCGGGCACGTGCGCGACGCCGTGCGTGACCTCCTGCCGGACGTGCCCCTCCTGATTGTGCGGGGCGATGGCGGCGCGGCCGACCTGCGCGCCTTCGAGGAAACGCCCCTGCACACCGTGGTGAGTGGCCCCGCCGCGAGTCTGGGCGGGGCCATCCTCGGGCACGGGGTGATGGACGGCGTGTTCTTCGAGGTGGGCGGCACGAGTACGAACATCGGCGTGATCAAAGACGGGCAGCCCGCCCTGAAGTACATGACGGTGATGGACGTGCCCACCGGGCTGCGCGCGGCAGACATCCGCATCGCCGGCGTCGCGGGCGGCAGCCTGGTGCGCCTGCGTGGGCACCGGATCGAGGACGTGGGACCCAGGAGTGCCCACATTGCCGGGCTGGCGTATTCCAGCTTCACGCCGGCAGACCGTTTGGCGGGCGCGCGGGTCGAGCTGATCGCCCCCAGTCCCGGTGACCCGGCGGACTATGCGGTGTTGCAGACCCCGGACGGCACCCACTTCGCCATCACGCCCACCTGCGCCGCCAATGCGCTGGGGGCCATTCCCGCGGGGGGCTACGCGCACGCCTCCCCCGAGAGCGCCCGGCTGGCGCTCGCCCTGCTGGGGCAGGCGCTGGGGGCCGGGATGGAGGCGGCGGCCCAGGCGGTCCTGGAGGCCAGCGCCGAGAAACTCACCCGGACCGTGCAGGGCCTGGTGCGCGAGTATGGCCTGCGCGGTACACCGCTGTACGGCGGTGGGGGCGCGGCCAGCGTGCTTGGCCCGGTCGTCGCCCGCCGGCTGAAGGTGCCGTTCGTGCCCATTCCGCACAGCGACGTGATTTCGTCTATCGGGGCGGCGCTGGCCGTTATCCGCGTAGAACGGGAGCGGAGCGTCACCCGCCAGGACCCCACCGTCGCGGACCTGCTCGAACGCGAGGTGGGCGACGAGGCGGTGCGGCTGGGCGCGGACCCCGCCTCGCTGCGGGTCGAGACGGAGTACAGCGCCCGCGAGGGTCGCCTGCGGGCGGTGGCGACCGGATCTCATCCCCTGAGTGCGCGCACCCGTCCCCTCGATGCGGACGAGTTGCAGCAGCAGGCCCGGCAGGTGCTGGGGGAGCAGGCCCGGCTGGTGTTCGGCGGCACGCACCATACCCTGTTCGTGGCCTCGCGGGTGCGCCGCGGCCTGCTGCGCCGGAGCGAGCAGCACGCGGCCCTCGTTCTGGATGGGCGCGGCGTCCGGCTCCTGCGGTTCGAGGACGCGCAGGTGCTGACCGGCCACCCGCACGTGGCGCTGGAACGGTTACAGGCCCTGCTGGCCGGACGGGCGGTCGCGCCGCACGTGGCCGCCCTGACCGCCGCCCGCCTGCGCGATTACGCGCATCTGCACGACCCCGCCCTGCTGTTGCAGCAACTCACCGAGAACCTGCGCCTGGAAGGCCAGGTTGCGCTTATCGTCGAAAGGTGA
- a CDS encoding ABC transporter substrate-binding protein, translating to MARTTSPRTAALLALLALGTASAQTYSGPNVTLTFLHGFTGPDRPVMEGLIKKFNDTHPNIQVRAQAQPWATTWQQLPSLVASGKAPDVTVINEDQITGFIARGAVSPLTPAEMKAAGIDRSRFFGPLFATADYQGQSYGVPVSSVAYVMFYNKDLMKKVGLDPAKPPRTRAEFLAAAQKCTVDKSGKTATQAGFDPKNLDTWGVSLYNNWVGSRAAYAAILQNGGSMVDKNQNAAFNSPQAVSAVQFLVDLVQKQHVARPNSTEEAELAAFSQGKVCFFPSGQWYLDRFEGQKMNFGVTFLPRVGGNVRDAAWGGSSHLTLPKQRAGYDANKRRAALVFMSWLSQPAQNLTWTSTGSLPTQPAVAKNPQFEKAAISGIFDRLNSVYATSGYPWVGQVMAPFDQAWEAAYLGKKTVTQALNDGVRESNKQIEQARKNFR from the coding sequence ATGGCCCGAACCACTTCCCCCCGCACCGCGGCGCTGCTGGCCCTGCTGGCCCTCGGCACCGCGAGCGCCCAGACGTACAGTGGCCCGAACGTCACCCTCACGTTCCTGCACGGCTTTACCGGCCCCGACCGGCCCGTCATGGAAGGGCTGATCAAGAAGTTCAACGACACGCACCCCAACATCCAGGTGCGCGCGCAGGCGCAGCCCTGGGCGACCACCTGGCAGCAGCTGCCCTCGCTGGTGGCCTCGGGCAAAGCGCCCGACGTGACCGTCATCAACGAGGACCAGATCACTGGCTTCATCGCGCGCGGGGCCGTCTCGCCCCTGACCCCCGCCGAGATGAAGGCGGCGGGCATAGACAGGAGCCGTTTTTTCGGCCCGCTGTTCGCCACGGCGGACTACCAGGGGCAGTCGTATGGGGTGCCGGTGTCGAGCGTCGCCTACGTGATGTTCTACAACAAGGACCTGATGAAAAAGGTCGGGCTGGACCCGGCCAAGCCCCCCCGCACCCGCGCCGAGTTTCTGGCCGCCGCGCAGAAATGCACGGTGGACAAGAGCGGCAAGACCGCTACGCAGGCCGGCTTCGACCCCAAGAACCTCGACACCTGGGGCGTGAGCCTCTACAACAACTGGGTCGGGTCGCGGGCGGCCTACGCGGCCATCCTGCAAAACGGCGGGTCGATGGTGGACAAGAACCAGAACGCGGCCTTCAACTCGCCGCAGGCGGTCAGCGCCGTGCAGTTTCTGGTCGATCTGGTGCAAAAGCAGCATGTGGCGCGCCCCAACAGCACCGAGGAAGCCGAGCTGGCCGCCTTCAGCCAGGGCAAGGTCTGCTTTTTCCCCAGCGGTCAGTGGTACCTCGACCGCTTCGAGGGGCAGAAGATGAATTTCGGCGTGACCTTCCTGCCGCGCGTGGGCGGCAACGTGCGGGACGCGGCCTGGGGCGGCTCCAGCCACCTCACCCTGCCCAAACAGCGCGCCGGGTACGACGCCAACAAACGCCGGGCCGCGCTGGTCTTCATGTCGTGGCTGTCGCAACCCGCGCAGAATCTCACCTGGACGAGTACCGGCAGTCTGCCGACCCAGCCCGCCGTGGCGAAGAACCCGCAGTTCGAGAAGGCCGCCATCAGCGGCATCTTCGACCGCCTGAACAGCGTGTACGCCACCAGCGGCTACCCCTGGGTGGGGCAGGTGATGGCCCCCTTCGATCAGGCGTGGGAAGCCGCCTACCTGGGCAAGAAGACCGTCACGCAGGCCCTGAACGACGGCGTGCGCGAGTCGAACAAGCAGATCGAGCAGGCCCGCAAGAACTTCCGGTAA
- a CDS encoding FTR1 family iron permease — protein MNRFLILLLALLGVARAAPGQVDVTAELRTAHDLVTQSLREYAGGNREAAFRSARAAYLDHFEYAEPPLRVLNPDLILEMEYRFADLRNGMKSGASLGELREIAGDIDDSLRKAESIVNGTGVLAPTLAATGGFTILFREGLEAALLMAAILAYLVSTRNDRLRGGVWWGAGAALAATAVTWFAATYLLSIAPISRELISAITSVIAVVILFYLSFWMLQQGDRKRSAEFMRARVSQAVQSGSLGAVALVTFTTIYREGFETVLFYQALAVASGPVLGYMYLGIALAVLALVAVFAVIFRLGHRVPTQRLFPVLVTVTALFAVAFVGNGVRAFQEAGWLPVTNLYGKVPTLDPNVAALTGLHPTAETLVAQLLMILVYVVGFAVFRARGSRQAGREAHS, from the coding sequence ATGAACCGGTTCCTGATCCTGCTCCTGGCCCTGCTGGGCGTGGCCCGTGCCGCGCCCGGACAGGTGGACGTGACGGCGGAACTCCGCACCGCGCACGATCTGGTGACCCAAAGTCTGCGCGAGTACGCGGGCGGCAACCGGGAGGCGGCCTTCCGCAGCGCCCGCGCCGCGTACCTCGACCACTTCGAGTACGCCGAGCCGCCCCTGCGCGTCCTGAATCCGGACCTGATCCTGGAGATGGAGTACCGCTTCGCGGACCTGCGCAACGGCATGAAGAGCGGGGCGAGCCTCGGCGAGCTGCGGGAGATTGCGGGCGACATCGACGACAGCCTGCGCAAGGCCGAGAGCATCGTGAACGGCACGGGCGTGCTGGCCCCCACCCTGGCTGCGACCGGGGGCTTCACCATCCTCTTCCGCGAGGGGCTGGAGGCGGCCCTGCTGATGGCCGCGATCCTGGCCTACCTGGTCAGCACCCGCAACGACCGCCTGCGGGGCGGGGTGTGGTGGGGAGCCGGCGCGGCCCTCGCCGCCACGGCCGTCACGTGGTTCGCCGCCACCTACCTGCTTTCCATCGCGCCCATCTCGCGCGAGCTGATCAGCGCGATCACCAGCGTCATTGCCGTGGTGATCCTCTTCTACCTCTCGTTCTGGATGCTGCAACAGGGGGACCGCAAGCGCAGCGCGGAATTCATGCGGGCGCGCGTTTCCCAGGCAGTGCAGAGCGGCAGCCTGGGTGCCGTCGCGCTGGTGACCTTCACGACCATCTACCGCGAGGGGTTCGAGACGGTGCTGTTCTACCAGGCGCTCGCGGTCGCCAGCGGCCCGGTCCTGGGGTACATGTACCTGGGCATCGCGCTGGCCGTTCTCGCACTCGTGGCCGTGTTCGCGGTGATCTTCCGCCTGGGGCACCGGGTGCCCACCCAGCGCCTCTTCCCGGTGCTGGTCACCGTCACGGCACTCTTTGCCGTCGCCTTTGTGGGCAACGGCGTCCGCGCCTTCCAGGAGGCGGGCTGGCTGCCGGTGACCAACCTGTACGGGAAGGTGCCCACCCTCGACCCCAACGTCGCGGCCCTGACCGGCCTGCATCCCACGGCAGAAACGCTGGTGGCGCAGCTGCTCATGATCCTGGTCTACGTGGTGGGCTTCGCCGTGTTCCGCGCCCGCGGGTCACGCCAGGCCGGACGCGAGGCGCATTCTTGA
- a CDS encoding biliverdin-producing heme oxygenase, whose amino-acid sequence MSRLKQATQDQHQEVEALMPVMQPSLSLEAYARLLRQLQGVVEPLEARLLTLTLPAPFGIGLRLKKAPLLMRDLAALPATPPVRLAPPPLAGVPEALGALYVLEGATLGGQVITRHLRRHLGLTPERGGAYFHGYGPDTGRMWQAFGEAMNRWGTVGEEARVIGGAQMTFRAFGDALRRVPA is encoded by the coding sequence ATGTCACGTCTGAAACAGGCTACGCAGGACCAACACCAGGAGGTCGAAGCCTTGATGCCGGTCATGCAGCCCTCCCTGTCTCTGGAGGCGTATGCCCGGCTCCTGCGGCAGCTCCAGGGCGTGGTGGAACCGCTGGAGGCCAGGCTGCTGACCCTGACACTGCCCGCGCCTTTCGGAATCGGCCTCCGCCTGAAGAAAGCGCCCCTGCTGATGCGTGACCTGGCCGCGCTGCCCGCCACCCCACCCGTCCGTCTCGCCCCCCCACCGCTGGCGGGCGTGCCCGAGGCACTGGGGGCGCTCTATGTTCTGGAAGGGGCCACGCTGGGAGGTCAGGTCATTACCCGCCACCTGCGGCGACATCTGGGCCTCACGCCTGAAAGGGGCGGTGCCTATTTTCACGGCTATGGTCCGGACACCGGGCGGATGTGGCAGGCCTTTGGCGAGGCGATGAACCGCTGGGGCACGGTAGGCGAGGAGGCGCGGGTGATCGGGGGCGCGCAGATGACCTTTCGGGCATTCGGGGACGCCCTGCGCAGAGTGCCGGCATGA
- a CDS encoding glycoside hydrolase family 43 protein translates to MTQTPTNQPPTSGPLPQEPLYPGNFADPFVLHVDGTYYAYGTGLNGQAGVRAFEVLSSPDLVHWTSHGGVLEPVRPEALDYWAPEVAHADGTFYLYYSVGRGDKGHHLRVATAAHPLGPFTDLGLNLTPEEPFAIDPHPFQAPDGSWWLFHARDDLTGERPGTVLAVAELHDMTRLGESRTILRASGDWQVYQRGRTMYGAIYDWHTLEGPFVLFRDGRFHLLYSGGAWTNETYGVGHAVADHPLGPWTEPVPGANVLRSAGHLRGPGHASVTERGREDILIFHAWNEERTRRQLHAAPLRWADGLPSALPAPL, encoded by the coding sequence ATGACCCAGACACCAACGAATCAGCCACCGACATCCGGCCCGCTTCCCCAGGAACCGCTCTACCCCGGCAACTTCGCCGACCCCTTCGTACTGCACGTTGACGGCACGTACTACGCCTACGGCACCGGCCTGAACGGTCAGGCGGGCGTGCGGGCCTTCGAGGTGCTGTCCTCGCCCGACCTGGTCCACTGGACCTCACACGGGGGCGTGCTGGAGCCGGTGCGCCCGGAAGCGCTGGACTACTGGGCACCGGAAGTGGCGCACGCGGACGGCACCTTTTACCTGTACTACTCGGTCGGACGCGGCGACAAGGGCCATCACCTGCGGGTGGCGACGGCGGCACATCCGCTCGGGCCGTTTACCGACCTGGGGCTGAACCTCACGCCGGAGGAACCCTTCGCCATCGACCCGCATCCCTTTCAGGCCCCGGACGGCTCGTGGTGGCTGTTCCACGCCCGCGACGACCTGACCGGCGAGCGGCCCGGCACCGTGCTGGCCGTGGCAGAGCTGCATGACATGACCCGGCTGGGTGAGTCGCGGACCATCCTGCGGGCCAGCGGCGACTGGCAGGTGTACCAGCGGGGCCGCACTATGTACGGCGCGATCTACGACTGGCACACCCTGGAAGGTCCCTTCGTGCTGTTCCGGGACGGGCGCTTTCACCTGCTGTACTCGGGGGGGGCCTGGACCAACGAGACGTATGGCGTCGGCCACGCCGTCGCGGACCACCCGCTCGGCCCCTGGACCGAACCCGTGCCCGGCGCGAACGTCTTGCGGAGCGCCGGACATCTGCGCGGCCCCGGTCACGCCAGCGTCACGGAGCGCGGCCGCGAAGACATCCTGATCTTTCACGCCTGGAACGAGGAACGCACCCGCAGGCAACTGCACGCCGCCCCTCTGCGCTGGGCGGACGGCCTGCCCAGCGCCCTTCCCGCCCCTCTCTGA
- a CDS encoding carbohydrate ABC transporter permease, with translation MTDLAPTPARPAAPRRRMPRDLPRFLLLCLLSLVFLAPVYWMISTSLKTEADAISSPVQWLPRHVTFENYVSVLTSPDGNILRWTGNSLFVALAFTVLHVLLCALTAYPLARMQFRGRNAWFWFILSSLMIPGIVTLIPTYIMMLNFGWINSYHALIWPGLSGVFGVFLLRQFFMGIPRELEEAARLDGANSLQILWRIILPLSIPSLVTLAVFAFMGSWNNFLWPLFTVTDVDKMTLPVGITTFSQRYVTEYGKLMASTTLAAVPALIAYLVAQRFLEAGLSTTGLKE, from the coding sequence ATGACCGACCTCGCCCCCACCCCGGCCCGGCCTGCCGCACCGCGCCGCCGGATGCCGCGTGACCTGCCCCGTTTTCTCCTGCTGTGCCTGCTGTCGCTGGTGTTCCTGGCCCCGGTGTACTGGATGATCAGCACGTCGCTGAAAACCGAGGCGGACGCGATCTCCTCGCCGGTGCAGTGGCTTCCCAGGCACGTCACCTTCGAGAATTACGTGTCGGTGCTCACCTCGCCCGACGGCAACATCCTGCGCTGGACCGGCAATTCGCTGTTCGTGGCGCTGGCCTTCACGGTGCTGCACGTGCTGCTGTGCGCGCTGACAGCCTATCCGCTGGCGCGGATGCAGTTCCGGGGCCGCAACGCCTGGTTCTGGTTCATCCTGTCGAGCCTGATGATTCCCGGCATCGTGACCCTGATTCCGACCTACATCATGATGCTGAACTTCGGCTGGATCAATTCGTACCACGCGCTGATCTGGCCCGGCCTCAGCGGCGTGTTCGGCGTCTTTTTGCTGCGGCAGTTCTTCATGGGCATTCCGCGGGAGCTGGAGGAAGCCGCGCGGCTCGACGGCGCGAACAGCCTGCAAATCCTCTGGCGGATCATCCTGCCGCTGAGCATTCCCTCGCTGGTCACGCTGGCGGTGTTCGCCTTCATGGGGTCGTGGAACAACTTCCTGTGGCCCCTTTTTACCGTCACCGACGTGGACAAGATGACGCTGCCGGTGGGCATCACCACCTTCTCGCAGCGCTACGTGACCGAATACGGCAAGCTGATGGCCTCGACGACGCTGGCGGCGGTACCCGCGCTGATCGCCTATCTGGTCGCGCAGCGGTTCCTGGAAGCGGGCCTCTCCACGACGGGGCTGAAGGAATGA
- a CDS encoding ABC transporter substrate-binding protein — translation MNARKLLLGLALAAGTQASAATLVYGAGGEPVTLESGNLNDTNSAIVQNQIYDTLTRVRPGTTTLAPGLATSWTPNADRTAWTFNLRRNVKFHDGTPFNADAVVFNVNRWWDPAFASGYRPQKTWESWRLIFGEPRGKDSVLKSIRKDGEYQVTFLLSRPLANFPEMISVNFFGIASPAAVRKAGASYGTPGAGAVGTGPYMFRSWTSGAQINLAANPSYWAGKPRSDTLLFRFLKDPSARLNELKTGTVDFACDLNPDSLKAVRADKNLTAVLRPSFNVGFLSLNVRQEQLKNAKVRQAISMALNRKAIVDAFWGELGVADNSFVPPALAWANSKKVAATAYNPEAARKLLREAGYPNGFTLDLWYMPVSRPYFPTPKPIAEAMAADLADIGIKVNLKTEDWAKYLEDRNKAPGFDMYMIGWSGQYGAPSNFYDAFYGPGGTQDSGFDNAQVQDLLTQASSAKSRGQQAELYARVHELTNAAAVRIPIVHSRPLCAARSNLTGWVPNPANSEQFWTITKK, via the coding sequence ATGAACGCGAGAAAGCTCTTGCTCGGCCTGGCCCTGGCGGCCGGCACGCAGGCCAGCGCCGCCACCCTGGTGTACGGCGCGGGGGGCGAACCTGTCACGCTGGAAAGCGGGAACCTGAACGACACCAATTCGGCCATCGTGCAGAACCAGATCTACGACACCCTGACCAGGGTCCGGCCCGGCACCACCACCCTCGCGCCCGGCCTCGCCACCAGCTGGACGCCGAACGCCGACCGCACCGCCTGGACCTTCAACCTGCGGCGGAATGTGAAGTTCCACGACGGCACGCCCTTCAACGCCGACGCGGTCGTGTTCAACGTGAACCGCTGGTGGGACCCGGCCTTCGCCAGCGGTTACCGGCCCCAGAAAACCTGGGAAAGCTGGCGGCTGATCTTCGGCGAACCCAGGGGCAAGGACAGTGTGCTGAAGAGCATCCGCAAGGACGGCGAGTATCAGGTGACCTTCCTGCTGAGCCGCCCGCTGGCGAACTTTCCGGAGATGATCAGCGTGAACTTCTTCGGGATCGCCAGCCCGGCGGCGGTGCGAAAGGCGGGGGCGAGCTACGGCACGCCCGGCGCGGGTGCGGTAGGCACCGGCCCGTACATGTTCCGTTCGTGGACGAGCGGTGCCCAGATCAACCTGGCGGCCAACCCCAGTTACTGGGCCGGAAAGCCCAGGAGTGACACGCTGCTCTTCCGCTTCCTCAAGGACCCCAGCGCGCGGCTGAACGAGCTGAAAACCGGAACGGTGGATTTCGCCTGCGACCTGAACCCCGACAGCCTGAAGGCGGTGCGGGCCGACAAGAACCTGACGGCCGTGCTGCGCCCCAGCTTCAATGTGGGGTTCCTGAGCCTGAATGTCCGGCAGGAGCAACTGAAGAACGCCAAGGTACGCCAGGCGATCAGCATGGCCCTGAACCGCAAGGCCATCGTGGACGCCTTCTGGGGCGAACTGGGCGTGGCCGACAACAGTTTCGTGCCGCCCGCCCTGGCCTGGGCCAACAGCAAGAAGGTCGCCGCCACCGCCTATAACCCCGAGGCGGCCAGGAAGCTGCTGCGGGAAGCCGGGTATCCCAACGGCTTCACCCTCGACCTGTGGTACATGCCCGTGAGCCGCCCCTACTTCCCCACGCCCAAGCCCATTGCCGAAGCGATGGCCGCCGACCTCGCGGATATCGGCATCAAGGTGAACCTGAAGACCGAGGACTGGGCCAAGTACCTCGAGGACCGCAACAAGGCCCCCGGCTTCGACATGTACATGATCGGCTGGAGCGGCCAGTACGGGGCACCGTCCAACTTTTACGACGCCTTCTACGGCCCCGGCGGCACCCAGGATTCGGGGTTCGACAACGCGCAGGTTCAGGACCTGCTGACCCAGGCATCCTCGGCCAAGAGCAGGGGCCAGCAGGCGGAGCTGTACGCCCGCGTGCATGAGCTGACGAACGCGGCGGCCGTCCGCATTCCCATCGTGCATTCCCGCCCGCTGTGTGCGGCGCGCAGCAACCTCACGGGCTGGGTGCCCAACCCGGCGAACAGCGAGCAGTTCTGGACCATCACCAAGAAATGA